CCGCAAGTCTTTGGCGTAAATGCGGGAGCTTGTCTGGTGGTTGTACTCGCGATTGTGCTTTTACCGGATATCGGGAAAGCCAATCTCATCTATTTTGCATTTGCTGGAGCGATTGTCGGGGGCCTTGTTGTCTTTGGCTTCGCAGCTTCCCGTGGGATGACCAATCTCAAGATCGCTTTGGTAGGAATGGCCATCCACTTGTTGCTCACCTCCATTACGAAGGGAATTATCATCTTTAACGAACACATATCCAATGTATTGTACTGGTTGTCTGGCTCCATTAGCGGAGCGGCTTGGACGGATGTGCAATTGATTTTGCCGTGGTCGATAGCGGGACTCCTATTGGCGATCTGGCTGTCCGGCTCATTGTCTGTGTTTCGACTGGGGGAGGAAGTCGCGATGGGGTTGGGACAAAAAATCGCCCGCGTCCGACTGCTGTCTTATGTTGTGATCGTCATTTTGGCAGGCGCCTCTGTTGCTGTCGCCGGAGCTGTTGGTTTCGTCGGACTGATGGTTCCGCATATCGCAAGGAGGCTCGTGGGTACGGACTATCGGGTCGTCATCCCTGTGTCTGCGCTTAGTGGTGCTGTTTTAGTGACCTATTCGGATGTCCTGGCTCGGTTGATTTCCTATCCGTTTGAGTCTCCTGTAGGAATTGTAACGGCTCTCTTGGGAACCCCGTTCTTTCTGTACTTGGCGAGAAAAAAGGGGAGGGAAATGGTATGACTTCGCGAAAAAACACCCTACTCCTGGTTGGTCTCGGCGCCTTAGTCTTAGTGGCAGCATTGCTTAGCATGGGGATCGGCCCGATCTTTATCGGCCCTGATCAACTCATTCGAGTGATTATGGGCGAAGCTTCATCGCTTACGTTTATGATTGAAAACTATCGATTGCCGCGGGCGTTGCTCGCGATTCTTGCCGGAGCGGGCTTCGCGATCGCTGGTGTGATTTTGCAAGGAATGATCCGTAACCCTCTGGCATCACCGGATGTCGTAGGGGTGACCAAAGGCGCGGGCTTGTTTGCGGTTGTGGTCATCATTCTGTTTCCGACCGCTTCACCACTTCTCCTCCCGATTGTCGCGTTTTTGGGAGCACTGGCGGTAGCGATTGCGCTCATCTATTTCGCCCGGAAAAACGGTGCACAGCCAACTACGTTTGCCTTGGTCGGCATGGGAGTAGGCGCGATCTGCCAAGCGTTGACGGAGTTCATCATGGTGAAGTATCCGATGCAAGCCAATGATTCTCTTGTCTGGCTGGCAGGGAGCTTGTGGGGGAAAGGCTGGGATGAAGTTTACGCCTTGCTGCCGTGGATGCTCGTATTCATTCCCATTAGCCTTGCCCTGCATCGAAAGCTGGACATTATCAGTCTGGATGAAGGAAGCTCTACGGGGCTCGGACTAAATGTCGTGTGGACACGCTATGTACTCCTGCTACTCGCGGTAGCATTGGCAGGCGCATGTGTAGCAGCGATTGGCTCGATTGGCTTTGTGGGATTGATTGCTCCACATATGGCGAGAAAGCTGTTCGGTCATCAGCATCGTTATCTGTTGCCAGGTGCGGCGTTTCTGGGAGCATTGATTCTCGTCATTGCAGATGCATTGGGGAGGGGACTGAATCCTCCGATCGAGATTCCCGCGGGTATCGTGACGGCGGTCATCGGTGTTCCGTACTTCTTGTATTTGGTGCGTCAAGAGAAGAGAAAGTAAGACCAAAACGGGAAGTACATCGGAACCCAGATACAAGTAGGGGTAGTAGCAGCGTAATGTCAGTTATCTTAACTTTAATGTGAAAACCACTGAAAAATCCGGTAATCCCTGGGCGAAGGAATTACCGGATTCTTTGTCTAGGATAATAGCCGTTAACGCTAGTATGGAAATGGATTATTGGTGTTAAGCTATCTTGTCTTTTCAATTAGTACTTTCCATTGATCATTTTCTTTGACTACTGGAAGAGTTGTATTTTCCGAAGCATGTCTGTTCGTATAATGGAACGTAACACTCATTTTTTCATCTTCGATTTTTTCCACCGATACGGAATCCATATCTATATCCATCTTATCAGTAGCAAAACTTTCGTACACTTTCAGTTTGTCTTTATCATTATCAAACCGCTCATCAATCGTGTATTCAGCCATAGTTGATGCATCGCCGTTCTCAAGCGCTTCCAAATAGATTTGAACCGTTT
The window above is part of the Brevibacillus antibioticus genome. Proteins encoded here:
- a CDS encoding FecCD family ABC transporter permease; translated protein: MQKITTRQRKGTFVLIAIGLATLLLIGLLLSLFTGVASLQIRSLVTHWLSGEYSKELLIFQTIRVPRAVLGAIIGANLAVAGAVMQAVTRNPLASPQVFGVNAGACLVVVLAIVLLPDIGKANLIYFAFAGAIVGGLVVFGFAASRGMTNLKIALVGMAIHLLLTSITKGIIIFNEHISNVLYWLSGSISGAAWTDVQLILPWSIAGLLLAIWLSGSLSVFRLGEEVAMGLGQKIARVRLLSYVVIVILAGASVAVAGAVGFVGLMVPHIARRLVGTDYRVVIPVSALSGAVLVTYSDVLARLISYPFESPVGIVTALLGTPFFLYLARKKGREMV
- a CDS encoding FecCD family ABC transporter permease; this encodes MTSRKNTLLLVGLGALVLVAALLSMGIGPIFIGPDQLIRVIMGEASSLTFMIENYRLPRALLAILAGAGFAIAGVILQGMIRNPLASPDVVGVTKGAGLFAVVVIILFPTASPLLLPIVAFLGALAVAIALIYFARKNGAQPTTFALVGMGVGAICQALTEFIMVKYPMQANDSLVWLAGSLWGKGWDEVYALLPWMLVFIPISLALHRKLDIISLDEGSSTGLGLNVVWTRYVLLLLAVALAGACVAAIGSIGFVGLIAPHMARKLFGHQHRYLLPGAAFLGALILVIADALGRGLNPPIEIPAGIVTAVIGVPYFLYLVRQEKRK
- a CDS encoding DUF4878 domain-containing protein, yielding MKTSTKVATFLLLGAAVVTGGIWTSNTYASVNEEKEVKETVQIYLEALENGDASTMAEYTIDERFDNDKDKLKVYESFATDKMDIDMDSVSVEKIEDEKMSVTFHYTNRHASENTTLPVVKENDQWKVLIEKTR